One segment of Nitrospirota bacterium DNA contains the following:
- the def gene encoding peptide deformylase — MAIREIKKYPEPVLKKKAAPVTAFDENLQILIDDMVETMYAAPGVGLAAPQVGVSKRLAVIDVSSREEQYPLIVLINPSILKSEGEIEFEEGCLSIPEYTAKVTRAEQLIVGCINREGKEVEIEAGGLLAIAIQHEIDHLDGLLFIDRISPIKREFFKKRYKKIARAEK; from the coding sequence ATGGCCATTCGTGAAATTAAAAAATACCCCGAGCCGGTGCTGAAGAAAAAGGCTGCACCTGTTACTGCCTTTGATGAAAACCTGCAGATACTGATAGACGACATGGTCGAGACCATGTACGCGGCTCCCGGGGTCGGTCTTGCCGCTCCCCAGGTCGGCGTCTCAAAGAGGCTTGCGGTAATAGACGTCAGTTCCCGGGAGGAGCAGTATCCACTTATCGTTCTTATAAACCCTTCTATTTTAAAGAGCGAGGGAGAAATAGAGTTCGAGGAGGGCTGCCTCAGCATCCCCGAATATACCGCCAAGGTTACGCGTGCCGAGCAGCTTATTGTGGGCTGCATTAACCGGGAGGGAAAAGAAGTAGAGATCGAGGCCGGCGGACTCCTTGCCATTGCCATTCAGCATGAGATAGACCATCTTGACGGGCTTCTTTTTATCGACAGGATCAGTCCGATCAAACGCGAATTTTTCAAGAAGCGCTACAAGAAAATTGCCAGAGCCGAGAAGTAA